A segment of the Methanomicrobiales archaeon genome:
AGTTCCACCCGACCGGGGCCGTGTACCCCTACGACGCCCGCGGGAGGCTCATCACCGAGGCGGTGCGGGGCGAGGGCGGGCTGCTGCTCAACCGGCACGGGGAGCGGTTCATGCAGCGCTACGACCCGGAGCGCCGGGAGCTCTCCACGCGGGATGTGGTCGCCCGCTCGATCGCGCTGGAGGTGCTGGAGGGGCGGGGGACGAAGAACGGGGGCGTGTACCTGGACGTCTCCCACCTCCCGCCCGGGCGGATCGAGGAGCGGCTCCCGATCATGCTGGAGCAGTTCCTCGCCTACGGCGTGGACATCCGGCGGGAGCCGATGGAGGTGGCGCCGACGGCGCACCACTTCATGGGCGGGCTGCGGATCACGCCCGAGTGCCGCACCACGGTGCCCGGGCTCTTCGCCTGCGGAGAGGTGAGCGGCGGCGTCCACGGCGCCAACCGCCTGGGCGGCAACGCCCTCGCCGAGACCCAGGTCTTCGGGAAGCGTGCCGGTGAGTTCGCCGGCAGGGAGCCGGAACGGAACGGGCGGATACCCCGGGATCAGGTCGAGAGCCAGCAGAGGCGGCTCGATGCGTTCCTCTCGGGGAGCGCGAACCCCGCGAGGGTCGCCCGCGACCTGAAGCGGACGATGTGGAGCGGTGCCGGGATCTTCCGCACGGAACAGGGTCTGCAGCGAGCGGATACCGAGATCTGGCGGCTCATGGGCGAGCCCCTCTCGGCGGCTTCCCCCGCCAACCTCATCGAGTGCTGCACGCTCCAGAACATGCTGACGACGGCGTTCCTCGTCGTGCAGTGCGCCCTGCTCCGGCGGGAGTCCCGCGGTGCCCACGTGCGCAAGGACGTCAGCCAGACCTGGGACGCGCAGCACTCCCCCTGCGGGCACACGTTCGTCTCGCTCACCCGCAGGGGGATCGAGCAGCGGGGGGCGGCGGCATGAGGGCGATCACGGTGCGGGTATTCCGCTTCGACCCGAAGCGGGATCGGGAGCCCCGCTACCAGACCTACACGGTGGACGTGAACGAGGGGGCGCGGGTGCTCCACGCCCTGCACGCCATCCACGAGCAGGACCCCTCCCTCTCCTACCGCTACTGCTGCGGGAGCGGCCAGTGCGGGAGCTGCGCCGTGCGGGTGAACGGGGTTCCGGCTCTCGCGTGCATGCGCGAGGCGGCAGACGGCATGACCGTAGAGCCGCTCGATCTGCCGATCCAGAAGGA
Coding sequences within it:
- a CDS encoding fumarate reductase subunit A — encoded protein: MLLDEILDCHVLVIGSGGAGVRAALEAVRYGDVVLVTKTIAGKGGCTPMAEGGYNAVLRSGDSEDLHIEDTLRGGAYLNDPELVSILVHESPQRIADLIRWGAVFDFAEDNRIAQRPFGGQRFPRTCYAGDRTGHEIMTTLLEQLRSSDVTVLQERSAVELLVDDGAVAGALLLDGQGSLSAVKADATILATGGAGQVYDISTNSGSGTGDGYALGYRAGAELIDMEEVQFHPTGAVYPYDARGRLITEAVRGEGGLLLNRHGERFMQRYDPERRELSTRDVVARSIALEVLEGRGTKNGGVYLDVSHLPPGRIEERLPIMLEQFLAYGVDIRREPMEVAPTAHHFMGGLRITPECRTTVPGLFACGEVSGGVHGANRLGGNALAETQVFGKRAGEFAGREPERNGRIPRDQVESQQRRLDAFLSGSANPARVARDLKRTMWSGAGIFRTEQGLQRADTEIWRLMGEPLSAASPANLIECCTLQNMLTTAFLVVQCALLRRESRGAHVRKDVSQTWDAQHSPCGHTFVSLTRRGIEQRGAAA